AGCGTCCAGTGGGTTGGCGGCACCGCGGGTGATTGGAGCGACCCGAACAACTGGGCGGGGGGAGCGATCCCTGATCTGAACAACGTTGCCAATGTCATCCTTCCGGCAGGCGTCTCGCCCACGTTTGACAACTCGGTCGGCGGCCCCGTTGATGTTGATTCCATCACCGGAGACAACCTGTTGGTCAACTCGGGTACCTTACGGATTCGTGAAAATGCGGAGTTAGAACAACTCGCTCAAACAGGAGGGCAACTTCAACTCGACGGCAATCTAGCAACGGACATCCTGGATCAACAGGGCGGAACGCTCAATCTGGGAGGTACGCTGTCAGTCCTCCGTGATTTCACTCAAACAATCGGGAGCGTGATTGACGCAGTGGGGAACGTCGACGTCACCCAAACGACCGGCGACCTCAACATCCATAATCTGAGCGGGAACCATGTTGATTTGACCTCGACGACGGGCAACGTTCACGTTGGAGCTCTGAGTGCTTCCAACGGATTGGATATCATTGCGAACAATGGAGGCATTGAACAACTGGCAGGATCAGCCTTGATTGTCGACGGTGCGACCACACTCGACGCTAACGCATTGGTGACGCTCGATGAAGCCGGCAACGACTTCCGAGGAAGCGTCAGCGTCAATGCACTCGCCGTGACACTGCAAGACGGAGTTGGTGGATTGGAGTTGGGTAACGTTCAGTCCATCGTTGACTTCATTGCTCAATCGTTTGGCGGGGTAATTTCGCAAATCGCTGGCGGGCGTATCGAAGCCGGTGGGCTGACCAACGTTGTGGCTGAATCCGCGGGAACTGCTGCTGATGTCATCCTTGATAATGTTGCCAATGACTTCCAAGGGATTGTTCAGGCAACGGGTCGTGACATCCGCATCACCGATAACTCGGGCGACCTGAACCTTGGGCAGCTGTTGGCTGGCGGAGAATTGGACGTCGTGACGAGTGGTGGTGCGATCTTGCAAGACGCTTCCACGACGATCGAATCAGTAGGCGAAGCATCATTCACCGCTCGAAGCGTCGGCTTACCTGCTGACATCTTGCTTGCCAACGCAAACAATCAATTCCGAGATATCGTGAACGTGGACGGGAGAACCATTGATGTCAGCGACATTGATGGCCAGGTCGATTTTGGGCGTTATCGTTCTGTCGAGCAAACTGACATCATTCAGGAGTCATTGAGCCAGAATGTGCGGGACACCAACACACGCTATCTGGATGAAGCAACGGAGCAGACGACCAAAAGCACGCTCGGTCGTGTGTGGACAAGTGTCCGCGAATTCGTGAATCGAGTTTTCGCAGACGCGGAGGTTCCGGGGGGACGGACCGGGCAATTGACAATCAACGAAGTGACTCAGTCGGGTGGAGAGGTTTACGTGCACCAAGGCCGTGAAGAGCCCATCAATCCTGAGGATGTTCTTGACGAGTAGTGCTGACGGATCCAAGCAATCAGCTGGCCGAGGGATCGCTTCATCGAATCCACTTCGTTTCTTAGCGGTTCGTTGGTCGTTTTCCACAAGGAACGAATAGTTTCTTTCGGATGACCAGAGATTCACTTTCGCGGAAGCGCAAAATCAGTAGATTGTCGCAGCAGTCCCAATCACGACTTTCGACGAGCAATTGCCGGCCATGAATAGCGTTTCAAATCACCCCACGACGACTAGCCAACCGAACAACGATTTGATGCAGAAGTTGGTGGGAAGACGAGCACTCTTACGAAACGGAACGCTGGTATTGGCCGGAGCTGCACTTACCAAGCACCAACTGTTCTCAGATGAAACAGCCAGCGAACATGCCAAGTCAGTTCGCGTTGGTCTGATCACCGACTTACACTACGCCGACAAATCGCCCGCTGGCTCGCGTCACTATCGTGAGACGCTGGACAAATTGCAGGCGGCCAGTCAGCAATTCGCCGCCGATCGCCCGGACTTTGTCGTCGAGTTGGGCGACCTGATTGACGCGGCGGATTCTGTCGATGTTGAGCAAGGTTATCTGAAGACCATCAACAAGCAGTTCTCAGCGATTTGCGATGATCGACACTATGTGCTCGGCAATCACTGCGTCGACACGCTGACGAAAGAAGAGTTTCTTGGCGGCGTTGGTCAAGAACGTTCCTACTACTCTTTCGACCGCGAAGGGATTCACTTCATCGTGTTGGATTCCTGTTTCCGAAGCGACGGCGAACCCTATCAACGAAGAAACTTCCAATGGACCGACCCGAACGTTTCGGCGGAGGAAATGGAGTGGTTGCGTGGCGACCTGAAATCGAACTCCAAACCGACAGTGGTCTTTGCTCATCAGCGGCTCGATGTCAGCAACCACCACGGGGTCAAGAACTGCGTCGATGTCAGGAAAGCACTTGAAGAGTCCGGCAACGTGAAAGCGGTTTTTCAAGGCCACAGCCACCAGAACGATCTGAATGAGATCGGCGGAATTCATTACTGCACGATGGCGGCAATGGTCGAGGGATCTGGCCCGGAAAGCAACGGATACTCAGTGATGGACATTCAGGCTGACGGCACGATCGAAATCAAGGGATTCGTTCGTCAAGCGAGCTATCATTGGGGCGTCTGAGTCACTCGACAACACAAAGGCGGTTGTTTGGTTCTGCACCATCAACAACTCGAGATCAGGTTCGGTATGAACCGATTGCGTGGTGCCATCAGGCCAGGTGATCGAAAGTTCGATTGATTCTTCGGCATCGATCGCTCCCAATCCAAACGACAAGACTTTGTCGCTGGAGCTCATGTAGCCATCACCCGCCACCAACCACTGTGTGCGAGAAAAGGATCCACAAGTTACCGTCACCACCGAACCGATCGCGTCTCGTGCGGAGATGGTACCGACCAACCGAAGTTTCAACGAACGATTGAGCGAAGCTTTGTCGGTTCGATTGCACAACAGGCTCGGCGGTTCACCTTGATGAGTGACAATAAGATCGACATTCCGATCACGATCAACGTCCAGCTTCCAAACAGCTCGCCCGACGTGCTTTTCCTGAAAGTACGTTGATAGCTTTCGCCTCGGCAAGAACTCGAAGCCACGCTTTGATCGCCTCCAAAGTTGTGGATGTTGTGTGTAGCCTGCCGGCGAGTCGTGGTGGACATGACCATTGCAAACCATCACCTCGTCGGATGTGTCGTTGTCGAGGTCGATGGCGACCGTCCCAAATCCGAGCGAGTCGAAAGTTGCGTCGTACAAATCGGCGGAATGGGTTTGGTCGGACCAGATCCCTGGGCTCTGCTGCAGATACAGAGTGTTGTGTTCCTGCTCAAAGTTGGTGACATAGAAATCCAGGTCGTGATCCCCATCCAAATCAGCCGCGGCGATTCCCATGCTGGCCTGAGGTCGCGAACGCCAATTGAGAGCCAACCCGCACAGTGTTCCACTCTCGGCGAACTTTGATTTGTCGACCAATGAACGTGACCAGAAGTGATTGCTGGTCATGTCATTCGCGACAAAGATGTCGGTCGATGGGGTCTCATCTAGCTGACCGACAATTAACCCCAGACCACGTCCTGGATTGGTCGGGATCGTGCCCCAATGCTCCGTCGCACTTTCGAATCCTCCGTCCGGCATCCCTCGAAAAAATTGGTCTATGTCAGCGTTGAAGTGGGTTGGCGGGCAGTACTGGACCGTTCCGTCGGGACCGCGACATCTCTGTCGAATCGGTCCATCGGGTTCGCAGTATCGAAGAACGATCATGTCCGAGATACCATCGGCGTCCAGATCCGCGATGGCTCCACTGGTCGACCAAGCCATCTCGTTTTGATCCAGCCAATCGTTCGATTCTGAGAAGGTTCCGTCTCCGTTGTTCAAGAACAATTGGTCGGCGCCGTAGTTCAGCTGGACGAGATCCACAAATCCGTCCGCGTTCAGATCCCCCGTCACCGTGCCTTGAGCGAAACCGCGATTCATCAGCCCCGCCGCCAATCGCACAGGCCGCAGTTGTCCAGATTCGTTCCTGTAGAAATCACTTTCGGTGAAATCGGGATCGCTGTCGTTGACTGTTTCATAAGACCCGGCGAGGAATACATCCGGCCAACCATCCAAGTCAAAGTCCAAGGATGCTCCGCCCGACCCCAACTGGGAATGGAGCGGTATCATTCCGTTCGACAACATAACGGGTTCATTCGAAGCCCCAGCAAGGCCGAACTCGCGGCTCTCGTCCACCAAGCGATAGAAGTCAGCAGAATTGCGGTGGTCATCCCCGAGAATCGTCGTGTGCTGCGAGACAGTTGCTTCTTGCGGACCGGCAAAGCTATCCAGCGAAGGAGAAGGCAGATTCGCGGTGGCATACGACTTCAGAACGCCGAACGAGCGGACGTTTGTTTGCCAAGGAAGGTCCGTTCGCAGTTTGCTGACAATTTGAGCTCGCAGCTTCGTTGCCTTAGCTGTGTCACCATTCGATTCGCGAATGGCATTGGCCAGCCAAGCTTCTGCTTCCCAGTAGCGACCGAGTTGAGCAAGCAAATCAGCGATCGATGTTGAGATTTCCGCTGACTCCATATCCGACCGGTAGAAGCGATCCTTCTCTTGTACCAATCGTTCCAGTAACTCCGCACGCAAAGTCAGATCGTCGAGCAGTTCCAGCGTGATCCATTCATGCTCGTCTTCGATGAGCTGCAGTGAACGAGCCAGCTTCGCATGAGTCTTTCCGACGCTGTCGTTTCTTCGGACCGCTTCCCAGTAGGCGTGAGCAGCGACGGACGGTTG
Above is a window of Rhodopirellula bahusiensis DNA encoding:
- a CDS encoding FG-GAP-like repeat-containing protein, whose amino-acid sequence is MLAAFAITPTYRSEFGTTGVVLRVFLCVLGCCVFFGCKPTSEPSPNAASSTALSTANDVANTESTGPLNGPIEPEQILAAGQRNGWPAAERLASEALIQSPGEMEILVATAEVKQHLGKSDEVASLLIEATVVDQFENEALVLRAVAGLMSNGQLFEAIDLLTKVVETHPERSETRRWLFDCLVNSEQIETALPHGRRLIRERHFDSVLLFSMGQNEQRDREVQSLTVLSQRNPDDARLKVGLARIALDRGDFAKAGELLQTIFQQHPTFTPAWSLEAERLFLAGEPDALKSWLDDVPIEVKQSAWKYWAIVGNLAMQNAQPSVAAHAYWEAVRRNDSVGKTHAKLARSLQLIEDEHEWITLELLDDLTLRAELLERLVQEKDRFYRSDMESAEISTSIADLLAQLGRYWEAEAWLANAIRESNGDTAKATKLRAQIVSKLRTDLPWQTNVRSFGVLKSYATANLPSPSLDSFAGPQEATVSQHTTILGDDHRNSADFYRLVDESREFGLAGASNEPVMLSNGMIPLHSQLGSGGASLDFDLDGWPDVFLAGSYETVNDSDPDFTESDFYRNESGQLRPVRLAAGLMNRGFAQGTVTGDLNADGFVDLVQLNYGADQLFLNNGDGTFSESNDWLDQNEMAWSTSGAIADLDADGISDMIVLRYCEPDGPIRQRCRGPDGTVQYCPPTHFNADIDQFFRGMPDGGFESATEHWGTIPTNPGRGLGLIVGQLDETPSTDIFVANDMTSNHFWSRSLVDKSKFAESGTLCGLALNWRSRPQASMGIAAADLDGDHDLDFYVTNFEQEHNTLYLQQSPGIWSDQTHSADLYDATFDSLGFGTVAIDLDNDTSDEVMVCNGHVHHDSPAGYTQHPQLWRRSKRGFEFLPRRKLSTYFQEKHVGRAVWKLDVDRDRNVDLIVTHQGEPPSLLCNRTDKASLNRSLKLRLVGTISARDAIGSVVTVTCGSFSRTQWLVAGDGYMSSSDKVLSFGLGAIDAEESIELSITWPDGTTQSVHTEPDLELLMVQNQTTAFVLSSDSDAPMIARLTNESLDFDRAVSLNVHH
- a CDS encoding metallophosphoesterase family protein; translation: MQKLVGRRALLRNGTLVLAGAALTKHQLFSDETASEHAKSVRVGLITDLHYADKSPAGSRHYRETLDKLQAASQQFAADRPDFVVELGDLIDAADSVDVEQGYLKTINKQFSAICDDRHYVLGNHCVDTLTKEEFLGGVGQERSYYSFDREGIHFIVLDSCFRSDGEPYQRRNFQWTDPNVSAEEMEWLRGDLKSNSKPTVVFAHQRLDVSNHHGVKNCVDVRKALEESGNVKAVFQGHSHQNDLNEIGGIHYCTMAAMVEGSGPESNGYSVMDIQADGTIEIKGFVRQASYHWGV